The following DNA comes from Hordeum vulgare subsp. vulgare chromosome 3H, MorexV3_pseudomolecules_assembly, whole genome shotgun sequence.
actcggctggaggaggttccGAACCgactgcaggcgtggaagaagtttgcggctcgctgtggtgcgaacgtggcgctgtcgctggtccgtgtgcactgcaaggaggctcgcgaagagaagctgaaggcgttgcaagtcgccaacaccaaaaagcttcgattcgaagatttcatggagaccttccttgagagcgccactcgcatcatagacgggatcgacctcgacactttcgtggagcctgccagtccctgtgcgagtcctgacgacgtttaagaaaacttttacctcggtatgccgagtgttagttgtatgaaactttggccactgttgttggccgtcacattcgtggttcggtgtggataagcttgatctacacgaaccaactatctttagacgaactttgaatttgaatcgaatcttttgctcttcctttgccaaagagttgttgacacgattttggctcgtggtttttgtttggcgtttcttcgtgaagccaatggcaaacatgcggagcatgtaattgtgagttgtcttgacatctgcaagaGCCTTACTGAGGGTGTGCTGAGTCTccaagtggatctgtaggatacactcgaaggcaattgtgtacttaggcgatttgtgatcgcggctaagccttcgagtgcgactgtaaggtcgtactcggagcgagttgctactcatgtaattgtcagttgtcttgacatctacatgcgcctcaatgaggttctgctactcatgtaattgtcagttgtcttgacatctgcatgagccttactgagggtctgctgagtctccgagtggatctgtagggtacactcgaaggcaattgtgtacttaggtgatttgtgatcgcggctaagtcttcgagtgcaactgtaaggtcgtactcggagcgagttgctactcatgtaattgtcggttgtcttgacatctacatgagcctcaatgaggttctgctactcatgtaattgtcagttgtcttgacatctgcatgagccttactgagggtctgctgagtctcccagtggatctgtaggatacactcgaaggcaattgtgtacttaggcgatttgtgatcgcggctaagtcttcgattgcgactgtaaggtcgtactcagagcgagttgctactcgtgtaattgtcagttgtcttgacatctacatgagcctcaatgaggttctgctactcatgtaattgtcagctgtcttgacatctgcatgagcctccatgagggtctgctaagcctccgagtggatcttggagatacactcaaaggaagctttctatttaggcgattcttgatcgcagacaagtctccgagtgcgacgtttagtgcacattcggagaaagttagtacttaggcgattctggatcgcgtctaagtccccgagtgcgacgttaagtgcacactcggagaaagtttgtacttaggcgattcgtgatcgcagctaagtccccgagtgcgacagttagtgcacactcggagaaaatttgtacttaggcgattcttgatcgcagctaagtccccgagtgcgacgtttagtgcacactcggagaaagtttgtacttaggcgattcttgatcgcagctaagtccccgagtgcgacgtttagtgcacactcggagaaagtttgtacttaggcgattcttgatcgcagctaagtccccgagtgcgacgtttagtgcacactcggagaaagtttgtacttaggcgattcttgatcgcagctaagtccccgagtgcgacgtttagtgcacactcggagaaagttaatacttaggcgattctggatcgcagctaagtccccgagtgcgacgtttagtgcacactcggagaaagttaatacttaggcgattctggatcgcagctaagtccccgagtgcgacgtttagtgcacactcggagaagcgactctggttcgcagcgaaGTTTTTTTTGAgatcggagtctgcgaccgcggaagaattttgaatgtgcaaaaactcaatctgctttgtattacttcaccgatacttgttctttacattgcttcagtcgacggtcacgtgtagaaacgcttcaggagatctccgttccatgctcgcggctggtccgtttccctgtcgatgttgtacagtcgatatgctccgttgttcagcaccttggagatgatgaagggtccttccgaggcgagagccaacttgtgaggtctctgctgatccactcggagcaccaggtcgcctgcttggaatgtacgactcctgacgtgtcgcgcatgaaagcgccgcagatcttgttggtaaatggtTGAGCGTGTCAGcgccatctcacgctcctcctctagaagatccactccgtcttgccttgctttctctgcttcagcttcggagaagagttccactcgtggagcgttgtgaagcaagtcactcggaaggactgcctctgctccgtaaacgaggaagaacggggatcgccctgtagatctatttggggttgtgcggagaccccaaagcaccgaaggtagctcggtgacccatgcgccggcggcatatcccacttcttgcaggagtcgaggcttcaaaccttgcagaataagtccattcgcccgctttgcttgcccgtttgtttggggatgcgccacagatgcaaaatccactcggataccctggcctgtatagaaacctttgaatctgtccgagtcaaagtttgttccgttgtcagtgattatgctgtgaggtaccccgaatctggagatgatgtcccggacaaacttgatggcagtaagggcgtcgagcttcttgatgggcttggcttcgatccactttgtgaacttgtcgactgccaccaacagatgtgtgaatcccccttggcatgtcctgaatggatcgactgtatctaatccccatacttcaaacggccaaacaagagggaatgtcttcaacgcagatcttggcttgtgggacttgttagagtagaactgacaaccttcacatcggtcgaccatatctttcgccatttcattcgcctgcagccagaagaagccagctctggatgctttggtgacgattgctcttgaagaggcgtgatgaccgcaggttcccgagtgaatttcttccaggattaactgtccctcctcaggggagatgcatcgttgaaggacgcctgaaacgctttccttgtacaattggccatcgatgacagtgaacgactttgacctgcggacgatctgtctggcttggacttcatcttctcgtAATTCtttcctcaggatgtatgcaatgatcggcacagtccaatcggggatgacagcaagaatctccatgatcaaatcaaccacaataggtacttcgacttcagtcggatctgtcaagctctttgattgtactggttcctctgtgaaaggatcttctttaactgagggaaggtggaggtgctcgaggcagacgtcactcgggactggtctccgagtggatccgagttttgccaactcatcagctgcttggtttttcagtcgtggaacattgtggagttctagaccttcaaactttttctcgagcttcctcactgcattgcagtatgtggtcatggtggggttcctgacgtcccactccttcatcacttgattaaccaccaaatccgaatcgccatagaccattaggcgacggacgccgagtgcgatggccatgcgcagtccataaaggagagcttcatactctgcctcgttgttggaggaatcaaagtgtatctgcaacacatacttgagtttgtcaccctttggcgatatgatcacaacgccagcgccggagccattcaacatcttggacccatcgaagaacattgtccaatgagccgagtagatgtgggtcggttgctgttgttctacccattctgctatgaagtcagccagagcttgagactttatagctttcttggccttcaacttgatgtcgcagtataagatctccattgcccacttcgccacttgacccgatgcgtcccgattgtggaggatttccgacaacggagcatcagaaacgacagacaccgagtggtcttggaaataatgagccaccttcttcgcagtcatgtaaatcccgtagatatgtttttgatagtggggatacctctgcttggaaggagtcaggacttcggagacataatacactggtcgctgaaccttgtatgctttgccttcttcttcccgttcgactgtgagaacagtgctgacgacttgatttgtagccgcgatgtacagaagaaggggctctttactgagcggagcagtaagaaccggctgggtggaaagtaggactttgaggtcgtcgaatgcgacttgggcttcgtctgtccactcgaaagtatctgatttcttcatgagtcggtacagaggaagcgccttctcgccgagtcgactgataaacctgctcaaagccgttaggcaacctgtgagcctttgaacatcgtgtattctgaccggccgctccattcggacgatggtcccgatcttttcgaggttgacatcgatccctcgttcggaaacaaagaaaccgagtaactttccgctgggaacgccgaatgaacacttggctaggttgagcttgatatcgtacctacgaaggttggcgaatgtttctgccaagtcagacaacaggtcggaacctttgcgtgacttgactacgatatcatccatatacgcctccacattctgaccgatctggtcgaggaggcatttttggatcatgcgcataaaggttgctcctgcattcttcaaaccaaatggcatagtgatgtagcagaagcacccgaatgtggtgatgaaggctgtttttaattcatcggggccatatagacggatctgatgatagcccgagtaggcatcaagaaatgacaaatgatcatccatatacgcctccacattccgaccgatctggtcgaggaggcatttttggatcatgcgcataaaggttgctcctgcattcttcaaaccaaatggcatagtgatgtagtagaagcacccgaatgtggtgatgaaggctgtttttaattcatcggggccatatagacggatctgatgatagcccgagtaggcatcaagaaatgacaaacgctcgcaacccgcaatcgaatcgacaatttgatcgatgtgggggagcggaaaatggtctttcgggcagaccttattgatatgcttgaagtcgatgcacattcggagtgacttgtccttcttgggcaccatgacaacattggcgagccactcgaagtggtgtacctcgcgaatgaagttggctgccaaaagcatggccacctcttctccgattgccttcctcttgtgcgcggcggaccgacgcatgcgttctcggacaggccgagcggcgggatccacatgcagtcggtgctcagccaactccctgggtacacctggcatgtcagcgggcttccatgcaaagatgtcccagttctcacggaggaattggatgagctcggcttcctatttaggatcgagggtggtggagatgttcgtcggggcagtggtgtcatccgtcgggtggatgctgaccttcttcgtctctcccgccgactggaatgcggactccgaagctggcttcttcgaacacaacaagtcagcggggtcgactatcttcttgtactcgtcaagctcgaggacagccatctgctgatcggcgatcctcgatccctgctgcagacattcctcggcccgctgtcgattgcctctgatagtgatcacacctttcgggcctggcatcttcagcttcaggtacacgtaccatggacgggccatgaaacgcgcatacgccgggcggcccagaattgcgtggtacgcacttgggaaatccaccacctcgaacgtcagcttttccttgcggaagttcttgtcggagccgaagacgacgtccaacgcgatctggccgagtgacttggcctttcgtccagggacgactccatggaactgcatgctgctctcgctaagtttggacatcgaaatgcccatccccttgagagtgtcagcgtacatgatgttcaaaccactgtcgccgtccatgaggactttgtgcagtcggactcgttccaccaccgggtcgacgactagagcctgcctccctggggtgggtacatgtgctggatgatccgactggtcaaaggtgatcgcagtctgagaccatttgaggaacgtggggttggtcggcgtggccatgttcacctccctgttcaccagcttcagtcgactcttgctctcaacgtcagcaaaaatcatcactgTTGCAtggtgttgaggcatagtttatgcctaagtaattttggtgattgatgacagtaccgtacaggactaatcgtgtgtgtcaaggtttcaggtaacactcgtcaacggcacaagacaactcgtctcctctcttatggaacggaaacacggcgctctctatgattctctttatttgagtcataggaaagtcgtactattaagaggggatccgtagtggaaaggtttgggtggaatctatctttacacacgcacacgtcacaattctccccttccttgtttggagcggccctcgcctaattcgtcttgagcatctctgcaaaatggtccccagcggtagtaccgctggtgccagcggtagtaccgctgcagccagcggtagtaccgctgtctggcggtagtaccgccgcttgacagcggtagtaccgctagccagcggtagtaccgccccctggtcagcggtagtaccgctccaggtgccctgttccacctacctagcagtagttcgtggacggacccttttgcgaagactttcccggcggtagtagtgcttatgcactaccaaggggccagcggtagtaccactggtgccagcggtagtaccgctggaagccccagcggtagtaccgctctttcccagcggtagtaccgctggatctcgggcagagagtgggaaaacggtctgatttttccccccactatataaagggttcttctagctgaggaaccctatctcttacctctctaagctccattgttgctccacaagcttaaaagtgcccgatctctctccctagccaatcaaacttgttgattctttagggattggttgagaaggcctagatccacactttcaccaagagaaaagttgattcccccacctatcccttgcggatcttgttactcttgggtgtttgagcatcctagacggttgaggtcacctcgaagcaatattccattatggtgaagcttcgtggtcttgttgggagcctccaagctttgtgtggagttgccccaaccttgtttgtaaaggttcggtcgccgccttcaagggcacctatagtggaatcacggtaccttgcatcgtgcgagggcgtgaggagaatacggtggccttagtggctttttggggagcattgtgcctccacaccgctctaacggagacgtacttcctgtcaaagggaaggaacttcggtaacacatcctcgtctccatcggttccacttgtggttatctctaacctttactttgtatttgcttttacttgtgactatatctcacttgtcttaataggtcttgttggtagcttctataggggtcacctctttgtcatattatttgtgaacccgtatagtgtttaccttaacttgttaagttttattaaaaagtggtcgttgtctattcaccccccccccctctagccaaccatatcgatcctttcaattggtatcagagccacgtccctttattaagggtttaaccacccgaagagtatggaaggcggagaggaagttaaccgtgggcaacccgaggacatggacttgacttcggtcacaagggacgacttgaatacggctatggccgccctcaagacgtccttgacgagcgaagtcaaaaccatgcttaaagaattaattgatggtcttaaaagttcacccgaaccggctttagtggttaaacccaccatttccgattcggaggccaactcctctaaggaagcggctaaaggtatgcaacctgcttcacctcacgaaaaggatggaacGGGAACAcatgcttcggttccacctcccatgacatatggaggacccgttctcgcacctcgtcttaatcctgttggtcctcctcctaaacttgtaaaaggtgactttgctaactgggtattttctattaagtctcatttgaatcacagctcaacaaacttgtggagaattatcgagcaaggatattacccccatgacccaagcaacctcactccaagagaagatgcagacaatcaatataatcactctgcgctgtttattctccagtctgctgtgccacctgaagatcttccccacttacgtcccttcacattggccaaggattgttgggagcatattatggtgttgtacaagggaagctcaagtattcaacgatccaactatgaagtgatacttgatcaggccgatgagtttgtgatgaagaaagaagaggaccctcgtgatatctatcggagggtgacggctattgctgtggcactaaaggaccatgggagtaaggatgtggatgacacttgggtcaagcgcaagtttctcaaagccatcatgcctttcaataaagccatgtcatctgtcattcgtcagcggccagacttccactccttgtcttccagtgaagtgttggatgagttcattgcaatgtcaatcatgaacgaaacagccgacaatgcacttgctcgtgtccgatcaaaaaccacttcacccaaacttgcgttgaaagcaagagcaatgcttgaagaagaagaagaagatgaggaggaggagagctgcccggaagacacaaagtatgcctatcatgagcacatggctcttgcatcaaggcaattctggggaaataaaaggaactcaagaccaaccttcaacaagaacaactcaagtggattcaaacccaaacaacgagtaaggacatgttataactgtggcaatgtgagtgacttcgtggcagaatgcccctatgagaagagagaagacaacggaggcaagctcattcgcaaagacaaaaccaaatcatttccaatcaagaacaactttgtgaagaaacctcacccaaaaggaatggtggccctggaggagtatccttctgatgatgatgatgatgatgctgatacagtggcaacggcaactgttgctatagccactaccccttcccagaaggtgtctctcttcaacgcccccaacgagaaccacatcaccaagtgcctcatggcaaaaggtaacaatcaggtaactcctatcattaagaccaacattgcttctgctccttcattgttaaattgtgtagaagatagtgatgttggagaacttaatgagcatgatcttgataagtttctatgcactattaagggagaaaccaagaagcattttgttgccctcttggaacaactgggtgaggccactgacctcatggagtctcatgaggagaccatctccgagcttcatggacatagccgtgactatgccgatgaaattgccgaattatctagtactctaaaagaagagcgcactcttcgtttggctcttgaggagtcatataacgatgactgcactaaaatgcaaaagaaactagatcatgatgttgttctcactcgcatgcttaaatctgaaaagtatgctcttgaggttggccgtgacagactcaaagaagagtttgacatacttgacaaggcccacaaagccttgaaaggtgctcatttcgctctgaaagagtctcatgatcaactccaagcaaagcttaccaaggagatctctacttgtcctccctttgtgttaattgataatacttgtgcaactaacccctgttg
Coding sequences within:
- the LOC123443835 gene encoding uncharacterized protein LOC123443835, which encodes MDGDSGLNIMYADTLKGMGISMSKLSESSMQFHGVVPGRKAKSLGQIALDVVFGSDKNFRKEKLTFEVVDFPSAYHAILGRPAYARFMARPWYVYLKLKMPGPKGVI